A window of the bacterium genome harbors these coding sequences:
- the carA gene encoding glutamine-hydrolyzing carbamoyl-phosphate synthase small subunit — MTPAARRPGALVLADGEIFEGEIAGAEPPGGVTAGEVVFNTVMCGYQEVLTDPSYAGQIITFTYPHIGNYGVSDVDFESRRPFCRGLVVRDLVTTPSSWRAGGGLEEFLVRHGLSCLTGADTRRLTRHIRSEGAMVGAFGTAAETDLRAAAAAEPGTDGVDLVATVTCERPYLRATTRGDGRRPWRISVVDFGVKTSILRRLAGIAHVEVVPAGFGAAAILARRPHGVLLSNGPGDPAAVRGATEVIEGLLGEVPVFGICLGHQLLGATLGGETFKLPFGHHGGNHPVRHLATGTVEITSQNHNFCVADGGVPGTEITHRNLNDGTTEGLRSLEVPAYGVQHHPEAGPGPHDSGYLFATFDSWLRELHGAEPDGAPFAAGADR; from the coding sequence ATGACGCCGGCGGCGAGGCGCCCCGGCGCGCTGGTTCTCGCCGACGGCGAGATCTTCGAGGGCGAGATCGCCGGCGCGGAGCCACCGGGGGGAGTCACCGCCGGCGAAGTCGTGTTCAACACCGTCATGTGTGGCTACCAGGAGGTTCTCACCGATCCCTCCTACGCGGGGCAGATCATCACCTTCACCTATCCCCACATCGGCAACTACGGCGTCAGCGACGTCGACTTCGAGAGTCGCCGCCCGTTCTGCCGGGGACTCGTGGTGCGCGACCTGGTCACGACCCCCAGCAGCTGGCGGGCCGGAGGCGGGTTGGAGGAGTTCCTTGTGCGCCATGGCCTGTCATGCCTCACCGGCGCCGACACCCGCCGGCTCACCCGCCACATCCGCTCGGAGGGCGCCATGGTGGGGGCCTTCGGCACCGCCGCGGAGACGGACCTACGGGCCGCGGCCGCCGCCGAGCCCGGCACCGACGGTGTCGACCTCGTCGCAACCGTCACCTGCGAGCGCCCCTACCTGCGGGCCACCACCCGCGGCGACGGCCGGCGTCCCTGGCGCATCAGCGTCGTGGACTTCGGCGTGAAGACGTCGATCCTGCGTCGGCTGGCCGGCATCGCCCATGTGGAGGTGGTCCCCGCCGGCTTCGGCGCGGCGGCGATCCTGGCTCGCCGCCCGCACGGTGTGCTGCTCTCCAACGGTCCCGGTGATCCGGCGGCGGTGCGGGGCGCCACCGAGGTCATCGAGGGGCTGCTGGGGGAGGTGCCCGTCTTCGGCATCTGCCTCGGCCACCAGCTGCTCGGCGCCACGCTCGGCGGGGAGACGTTCAAGTTGCCCTTCGGGCATCACGGCGGCAACCACCCGGTGCGCCACCTCGCCACGGGCACCGTCGAGATCACCAGCCAGAACCACAACTTCTGCGTAGCCGACGGCGGGGTGCCCGGCACCGAGATCACGCACCGCAACCTCAACGACGGCACCACCGAGGGTCTCCGCAGCCTGGAGGTTCCCGCCTACGGCGTGCAGCACCACCCCGAGGCCGGTCCCGGCCCGCACGACAGCGGCTACCTCTTCGCCACCTTCGACTCCTGGCTCCGGGAGCTGCACGGAGCAGAGCCCGACGGGGCGCCGTTCGCCGCGGGCGCCGACCGCTGA
- a CDS encoding dihydroorotase, with protein sequence MAERSRLVIAGGTVTDATGERAADVLVGPDGTIAAVDDGLAAGAGGGDRTLDARGCIVAPGLVDLHAHLRQPGGEQAETVESGSRAAVLGGFCAVVAMPNTNPSIDSAAMVREVQELGRASLCQVEVAGAITVDRAGERLAPMAEMAALGVRLFTDDGAGVQDTAVMRRALEYASDLGVRLAQHCEVDSLAAGGHMHEGEWSSRLGIPGIPAEAEEIMVMRDVALSRLTGAPVHFQHLSTAGSVAIVEAARRSGVAVTAEVAPHHFTLTDECCASYDARFKVNPPLRAADDVAAVRAALARGNLDAIATDHAPHTTDAKERPFEEAPPGMLGLETALALALTELDLSPARVLALLSWQPARIAGIDGAHGGPVAAGRPANLCVFDPSAIWTPDDSGGASRSRNTPYVGRRLRGRVRHTLVAGEALVVDGEAQR encoded by the coding sequence GTGGCTGAGCGGTCCCGGCTGGTCATCGCCGGCGGCACCGTCACCGACGCCACCGGCGAGCGGGCGGCCGACGTGCTCGTCGGGCCCGACGGCACGATCGCGGCCGTCGACGACGGTCTGGCTGCGGGGGCCGGCGGCGGTGACCGAACCCTCGACGCCCGCGGCTGCATCGTGGCCCCGGGCCTGGTGGACCTGCACGCCCACCTGCGCCAGCCGGGGGGCGAGCAGGCCGAGACCGTGGAATCCGGCAGCCGTGCCGCCGTCCTCGGGGGCTTCTGTGCCGTCGTGGCGATGCCCAACACCAACCCATCCATCGACTCCGCTGCCATGGTGCGCGAGGTGCAGGAACTGGGTCGCGCCTCGCTCTGCCAGGTGGAGGTGGCCGGCGCCATCACGGTCGACCGGGCGGGGGAGCGCCTTGCCCCCATGGCGGAGATGGCGGCGCTCGGCGTCCGGCTGTTCACCGACGACGGCGCCGGGGTGCAGGACACCGCGGTCATGCGCCGCGCCCTGGAGTACGCCTCCGACCTCGGGGTGCGGCTGGCGCAACACTGCGAGGTGGACTCGCTCGCCGCCGGAGGACACATGCACGAGGGCGAGTGGTCCTCGCGGCTGGGCATTCCCGGCATCCCCGCCGAGGCCGAGGAAATCATGGTGATGCGCGACGTGGCCCTCAGCCGCCTCACCGGGGCGCCCGTGCACTTCCAGCACCTCTCCACGGCCGGCTCGGTGGCCATCGTGGAGGCGGCGCGCCGCAGCGGCGTGGCGGTCACCGCCGAGGTGGCGCCGCACCACTTCACGCTCACCGACGAGTGCTGCGCCTCCTACGACGCCCGCTTCAAGGTCAACCCGCCGCTGCGCGCCGCGGACGACGTGGCGGCGGTGCGCGCCGCCCTGGCCCGGGGCAACCTGGACGCCATCGCCACCGACCATGCGCCCCACACCACTGACGCCAAGGAGCGCCCCTTCGAGGAGGCCCCGCCGGGAATGCTTGGCCTGGAGACCGCGCTGGCCCTCGCCCTGACCGAGCTGGACTTGTCGCCGGCGAGGGTGCTGGCGCTGCTGTCGTGGCAGCCGGCGCGCATCGCCGGCATCGACGGCGCCCACGGCGGGCCCGTGGCGGCGGGCCGCCCGGCCAACCTGTGCGTGTTCGATCCGTCGGCCATCTGGACTCCTGACGACAGCGGCGGCGCCAGCCGCAGCCGCAACACGCCCTATGTGGGGCGGCGGCTGCGCGGCAGGGTGCGACACACGCTGGTGGCCGGTGAAGCGCTGGTCGTCGACGGCGAGGCGCAGCGATGA